Below is a window of Enterobacter kobei DNA.
ATTGAAATCAAATGATGGCGAAAAAATAACCTGCAAGACCTCCCTCTTTCTTTCAAAAAAATTTAAATAAAAAATCGAAATGGCCGATAGATCTAATAATTAACGCATTCATGTTAATTATTGATATACTTAACTTGCTTCAGAAAAACACGCATTGAACCTCAAGAATCGTTGTATTCACGCACGCATTAGGGGGTTGAAATGGTTAAAAATAATGAAGTCATTCAAACTCATCCGCTTGTTGGGTGGGACATCAGCACCGTCGACAGCTACGATGCCATGATGCTGCGTTTGCACTACCAGACCCCAAGCCAGCCCGACCGTGATGACACTGAGGTCGGACAGACACTATGGCTTACCACTGAAGTTGCCCGTCAGTTTATTTCGATTCTGGAAGCAGGGATCGCCAAAATCGAATCCGGCGACTTTCAGGCGGACGAGTATCGCCGACACTAGAACATGCGTATCTTTTGTCCTACAGGCACCCTCAGGGGTGCCTGATTTGTTTCTGCGCTTGTATATCGCATAGAGGTTATTTACTCTGCCGGGTGAAGAATTTGCCAGGAGAGCGTAATGAAATATGACCTGATCATCGTCGGCAGTGGCTCGGTGGGAGCCGCCGCAGGCTACTATGCCACGCGCGCCGGGCTGAACGTCCTGATGACCGATGCCTGGCTGCCGCCCCATCAGCATGGCAGCCACCACGGTGATACCCGACTGATTCGCCACGCCTACGGCGAGGGGGAAAAATATGTTCCCCTGGTGCTGCGCGCACAATCCCTGTGGGATGCGCTGGCCGCTGACAGTGGAGAAGCGGTCTTTGAGCGCACCGGCGTGATTAATCTTGGTCCTGCGGATTCCGCTTTCCTTGCCAATGTCGCCCAAAGCGCCCGTGAATTTAACCTCGAGGTTGAACGCCTTGATGCCGATGCGCTGATGGCCCGCTGGCCGGAGATCCGCGTGCCGGAGGGCTATATCGGCCTGTTTGAATCACAGTCAGGCTTGCTCAGAAGTGAACTGGCAGTCAAAACCTGGATCCGCCTCGCCCGTGAAGCGGGCTGCGCGCAGCTGTTTAACTGCCCGGTCACCGCCATACATCATCATGATGACGGCGTGACCATTGATACCGCCGACGGTCAGTACAGCGGCGCAAAACTGCTGGTCAGCGCCGGTACCTGGGTGACCCGTCTGCTCCCGTCCCTGCCGGTGCAACCGGTACGTAAGATCTTCGCCTGGTATCAGGCCGATGGCCGTTACAGCGCCAAAAATAATTTCCCGGCCTTTACCGGCGAAATGCCATCTGGCGAGCAGTTTTACGGCTTCCCGGCCGAGAATGACGAACTGAAGATCGGCAAGCATAACGGTGGACAGATTATCGCCACGGAAGAAGAGCGCACCCCGTTTGGCAGCGTCGCCACCGATGGCTCTGAAGCCTTTCCTTTCCTGCGTCAGTTCCTGCCTGGCATTGGCTGCTGCCTGCATGGCGCAGCCTGTACCTATGATAATTCCCCGGACGAGGACTTTATCATCGACACGCTGCCAGGCCATGACAACACGCTGCTGATCAGCGGCCTGAGCGGACACGGCTTTAAGTTCGCCCCGGTACTGGGCGAGATCGCCGCCCAGTTCGCGGCAGACAAGACATCGTCGTTTGATCTGACGCCTTTCGCGTTAAGCCGCTTCGACAAAAGGTAAACCATACAGGCCCGCTCAGGTGGGCCTGTTCTGCTTATTCGACCGCAGGGAACGCTATGCGTCGGTTATTTGAATTTTTCATGAATAATATTCGCGAGCATTTTATGCTCTATATCGCTTTCTGGCTGCTGCTGGGCGTGCTGGATATTATCTATCTCTTTTTCCTGGATTAAAAACCTCTGACAAAAATTGACAATTCCTGAAGATCAGCGCTTTTCTGCACAGTATTTTTGAATGAAGGTTATAACTTATAACCCCACGCTATCACAGCATTGCTGTCTGATGACGTCATTTACTACGAAACCTTTGAACGCCTTCCACCTGTCTTCGACAACAAAACTGAACAAGTAAAAATATTGTTTATTTTTGTTATTTATAAGTTGCAATATTATTTTCGCCACGCCATTTTACCTTCACCTTGTTAATTAAAACGGACATTTATATGCAATGGCGTAATTCTCCCCGCCGTTATGGCGTGCTGTCGATGGCCCTCCACTGGCTGATGGCACTGGTGGTTTACGGGATGTTTGCCCTTGGGTTGTGGATGGTGACGCTGAGCTATTATGACGGCTGGTATCACCAGGCACCTGAACTGCATAAAAGCATCGGCATTCTGCTGATGATGGGACTGGTGATCCGTCTGCTCTGGCGCTGGATCTCCCCGCTGCCTGCGGCATTGAAATCCTGGTCCCGCACCACCCGTCTCGCCGCTGTTGCCGGGCATGTCGCCCTGTACAGCCTGCTGTTCGCCATTGTCTTCAGTGGCTATCTGATTTCCACCGCCGACGGCAAGCCCATTAGCGTCTTTGGCTGGTTCGACATCCCCGCCACCTTTGCCGACGCGGGCGTACAGGCCGACCTGGCAGGTGAGATCCATTTATGGCTGGCCTGGAGCGTGGTGATCCTCTCCGCGCTGCATGCGCTTGCCGCCCTGAAACACCACTTTATTGATAAAGATGACACCCTTAAGCGCATGCTGGGTAAATCATCCCCTGACTCTGGAGCACAATGATGAAGAAAAGCCTTACCGCCCTGGCCCTGAGCGCCCTGCTGTTCACCACGGGTTCTGCCGTAGCCGCAGACTATAAAATTGATAAAGAGGGCCAGCACGCCTTCGTTAACTTCCGTATTCAGCATCTGGGTTACAGCTGGCTGTACGGTACGTTCAAAGACTTCGATGGTACCTTTACTTTCGATGAGAAAAACCCGGCGGCAGATAAAGTCAACGTCACCATCAACACCAACAGCGTGGATACCAATCATGCCGAGCGTGATAAGCACCTGCGCAGCGCGGAGTTCCTGAACGTCGCGAAATTCCCGCAGGCGACTTTCGCCTCGACTGCCGTGAAGAAAGACGGGGATGCACTGGATATTACCGGTGATTTGACGCTCAATGGCGTAACTAAACCGGTTACGCTGAAAGCGAAGCTGATTGGTCAGGGTGACGATCCGTGGGGCGGCGTGCGCGCAGGCTTTGAAGCGGAAGGTAAAATCAAGCTGAAAGATTACAACATCACTACCGATCTCGGTCCGGCGTCTCAGGATGTGGATCTGATTATTTCGGTGGAAGGTGTGCGTAAGAAGTAATGCGCTACTGCCGGGTGCGCACCTGCGTCACCCGGCAGATTGCCTTATTCGGGATCGGGGATCCCAAGCGTGGTATTGAGACGACCACGTGATTTATTAAAGATCTTATTACCGTTTTCACGTCCTGCCCGACGGCGACGTTGCTCTTCTTCCGGCAGCGCCCGCTCCTCCTGACACAGCACACTGCAACAGCCGCTGAACTTCTCGGCACAGGCTGGACACTGAATAAACAGCAGATGACAGCCGTCATTCAGACAGTTGGTATGGTTGTCGCACGGCGTGCCGCACTGGTGGCAGTGGGCGATCACATCGTCAGAAATCCGCTCGCCCATCCGCTCATCGAAAACAAAGTTTTTACCGATAAAACGTACCGGCAGCCCCTGTTCGCGGGCGCGACGGGCGTACTCAATAATACCGCCTTCAATGTGCCACACTTTGTTGAAACCGTTATGTTTCATCCAGGCGCTGGCTTTTTCACAGCGAATACCACCGGTGCAGTACATGACAATTTTCTTGTCTTTATGCTCCTGCATCATTTCGACGGCTTTTGGCAGCTGCTCACGGAAGGTATCCGCCGGGATCTCCAGCGCGTCTTCAAAATGCCCCACTTCGTATTCGTAATGGTTACGCATATCAATGAACACCGCGTCGGGATCGTCCAGCATGGCGTTGACTTCCGCCGCCTTCAGATAATCGCCCACGTTGCTGGCGTCAAAGGTTTCATCTTCAATACCGTCGGCGACGATACGGTCGCGCACTTTCATGCGCAGTACCCAGAAGGATTTTCCATCATCGTCCAGCGCCACGTTCAGGCGCAGGCCGTCCAGTGCCGGGTCGAAGGCGTAAAGACAATCACGCAGCGCCTCAAATTGACTTTGTGGCACGCTGATTTGCGCATTGATACCTTCATGTGCTAAATAAATGCGCCCGAAAACATTAAGCGCCGTTAATGCCTGATAAAGCGCATCGCGCGTCGCTTTCGGATCGTGGATAGTGAAATACTTATAGAATGAGACCGTGGTGCGCGGCTCGGCTTCCGCCAGCATACGCGCCTTCAGTTCCTCATTCGAAATGCGGTTGTGTAACACTGGCATGGTGTACTTTTCCTGCAATCATAAGAGATGGATGAAAAACGGGCAGCATCATATAGCAATTACTGTTAATTTACATCCATACATTTTGCGCTACATTTCACTCATCAGAAAAAATACCAGACCATGACGTTCTGGAAAGGACGTATTTTCCGGCATGAATGTCGGTGAATTTCTCTTAGTGCGAAGGCATTAACGCACAACTTGTCGAATCACAGGAATGACATGACACATCTACCTAAATTTTCCACCGCCCTACTCCATCCTCGCTACTGGTTAACCTGGTTTGGTATTGGCTTGCTGTGGCTGCTGGTACAACTTCCGTACCCGGTGATTTATCGAATGGGCATGGGGCTGGGTCATCTGGCGCTGCGCGTGATGAAGCGTCGTGTGCATGTTGCTACCCGTAATCTGGAGCTGTGCTTCCCGGAAATGAGTCCAGCGGCGCGCCATGAACAGGTGGTGAAGAATTTTGAGTCAGTCGGCATGGGGCTGTTCGAAACCGGCATGGCCTGGTTCTGGTCGGACAAACGTATTGCTCGCTGGGCGGACATCATCAATTTTGAGCCGGTGTACGAGCTGCAACGCCAGAAACGCGGCATTTTGCTGATCGGCGTACATTTTTTGACCCTCGAACTGGGCGCGCGCATGTTTGGTATGCAGACGCCGGGGATTGGCGTTTATCGCCCGAACGACAACCCGGTGATCGACCTGCTGCAAACCTGGGGACGCCTGCGTTCCAATAAAACCATGCTCGACCGCAAAGATTTGAAAGGCATGGTGCGGGCATTGAAAAACGGCGAAGTGGTCTGGTACGCACCGGATCATGACTACGGCCCGCGCGCCAGCGTGTTTGTGCCCTTTTTCGCCGTAGAGCAGGCGGCAACGACCTCCGGCACCTGGATGCTGGCGCGCATGTCCAATGCCAGTATCGTGCCTTTCGTACCGCGCCGTAAGCCTGACGGTAAAGGTTATGAGCTGGTGATGCTGGATCCGCAAAACGATCCTCCGCTCGATGACGCCGAGACCACTGCCGCCTGGATGAACGGCGTGATCGAAAAATGCATCATGATGGCTCCGGACCAGTACATGTGGCTGCACCGCCGCTTCAAGACCCGCCCGGAAGGCGTCCCTTCGCGTTATTAACACTCATCACCAGGCCGGGTAAGCGACAATGCCACCCGGCATCTTCCCCCTTTAAGCTTTAAGCGCTCTCCGGTTTGCGGCTCTCTTTCGGCAGGCGTATGATTAGCAGGCTTACTATTTAAACCTGTTAACGCCTGCAACCGGACGGTTATGTCACCCTCAGCAACGCCTCTCAACTGGAAACGGAATCTTGCCATTGCCTGGATCGGCTGTTTTCTCACTGGCGCTGCCTTCAGCCTGGTGATGCCTTTTCTGCCACTTTACATTGAGCAACTGGGCGTCAGCGGCCACAGCGCGCTCAATATCTGGTCCGGCCTGGTATTCAGCATTACCTTTCTGTTCTCGGCCATTGCCTCGCCGTTGTGGGGAGGACTTGCGGATCGCAAAGGCCGCAAACTGATGCTGCTACGCTCAGCGCTCGGTATGGCGATTGTGATGATGCTGATGGGTCTGGCGCAGAATATCTGGCACCTGCTCATATTGCGTGCCTGTCTTGGCCTGCTGGGCGGTTTTATTCCTAATGCCAATGCGCTGATCGCCACACAAATGCCGCGCAATAAAAGCGGCTGGGCGCTGGGTACGCTGTCAACGGGCGGCGTGAGCGGCGCGTTATTAGGCCCGCTGGCGGGTGGGTTGCTGGCGGACAGCTACGGCCTGCGACCGGTATTTTTCATTACCGCCGCCGTGCTGTTCATCTGCTTTTTACTCACCCTGTTCTGCATCCGCGAAAACTTTACCCCGGTAACGAAGAAAGAGATGCTGCACGCCCGGGAAGTGATTGGCTCGCTGAAAAGCCCCAGACTGGTGCTGAGCCTGTTTATCACCACCTTAATCATCCAGGTCGCCACCGGCTCCATTGCACCCATACTGACGCTCTACGTGCGCGATTTGGCGGGAGACGTCAGTAACATCGCTTTTATCAGCGGCATGATCGCCTCGGTACCTGGCGTGGCGGCCCTGTTAAGCGCGCCACGGCTGGGTAAACTGGGCGATCGCATTGGGCCGGAAAAAATTCTTATTGCCGCGCTGATGGTGTCGGTTTTGCTGCTGATCCCGATGGCCTTTGTGCAGACACCGTTGCAGCTGGGCGTGCTGCGTTTTCTGCTTGGCGC
It encodes the following:
- a CDS encoding cytochrome b, with protein sequence MQWRNSPRRYGVLSMALHWLMALVVYGMFALGLWMVTLSYYDGWYHQAPELHKSIGILLMMGLVIRLLWRWISPLPAALKSWSRTTRLAAVAGHVALYSLLFAIVFSGYLISTADGKPISVFGWFDIPATFADAGVQADLAGEIHLWLAWSVVILSALHALAALKHHFIDKDDTLKRMLGKSSPDSGAQ
- a CDS encoding YceI family protein, which produces MKKSLTALALSALLFTTGSAVAADYKIDKEGQHAFVNFRIQHLGYSWLYGTFKDFDGTFTFDEKNPAADKVNVTINTNSVDTNHAERDKHLRSAEFLNVAKFPQATFASTAVKKDGDALDITGDLTLNGVTKPVTLKAKLIGQGDDPWGGVRAGFEAEGKIKLKDYNITTDLGPASQDVDLIISVEGVRKK
- the mdtG gene encoding multidrug efflux MFS transporter MdtG; the encoded protein is MSPSATPLNWKRNLAIAWIGCFLTGAAFSLVMPFLPLYIEQLGVSGHSALNIWSGLVFSITFLFSAIASPLWGGLADRKGRKLMLLRSALGMAIVMMLMGLAQNIWHLLILRACLGLLGGFIPNANALIATQMPRNKSGWALGTLSTGGVSGALLGPLAGGLLADSYGLRPVFFITAAVLFICFLLTLFCIRENFTPVTKKEMLHAREVIGSLKSPRLVLSLFITTLIIQVATGSIAPILTLYVRDLAGDVSNIAFISGMIASVPGVAALLSAPRLGKLGDRIGPEKILIAALMVSVLLLIPMAFVQTPLQLGVLRFLLGAADGALLPAVQTLLVYNSTNQIAGRIFSYNQSFRDIGNVTGPLIGAAVSASYGFRTVFFVTASVVMFNVIYSWLSLRRRRREATAM
- a CDS encoding YceO family protein, whose protein sequence is MRRLFEFFMNNIREHFMLYIAFWLLLGVLDIIYLFFLD
- a CDS encoding Kdo(2)-lipid IV(A) acyltransferase produces the protein MTHLPKFSTALLHPRYWLTWFGIGLLWLLVQLPYPVIYRMGMGLGHLALRVMKRRVHVATRNLELCFPEMSPAARHEQVVKNFESVGMGLFETGMAWFWSDKRIARWADIINFEPVYELQRQKRGILLIGVHFLTLELGARMFGMQTPGIGVYRPNDNPVIDLLQTWGRLRSNKTMLDRKDLKGMVRALKNGEVVWYAPDHDYGPRASVFVPFFAVEQAATTSGTWMLARMSNASIVPFVPRRKPDGKGYELVMLDPQNDPPLDDAETTAAWMNGVIEKCIMMAPDQYMWLHRRFKTRPEGVPSRY
- the solA gene encoding N-methyl-L-tryptophan oxidase, which encodes MKYDLIIVGSGSVGAAAGYYATRAGLNVLMTDAWLPPHQHGSHHGDTRLIRHAYGEGEKYVPLVLRAQSLWDALAADSGEAVFERTGVINLGPADSAFLANVAQSAREFNLEVERLDADALMARWPEIRVPEGYIGLFESQSGLLRSELAVKTWIRLAREAGCAQLFNCPVTAIHHHDDGVTIDTADGQYSGAKLLVSAGTWVTRLLPSLPVQPVRKIFAWYQADGRYSAKNNFPAFTGEMPSGEQFYGFPAENDELKIGKHNGGQIIATEEERTPFGSVATDGSEAFPFLRQFLPGIGCCLHGAACTYDNSPDEDFIIDTLPGHDNTLLISGLSGHGFKFAPVLGEIAAQFAADKTSSFDLTPFALSRFDKR
- the bssS gene encoding biofilm formation regulator BssS, with protein sequence MVKNNEVIQTHPLVGWDISTVDSYDAMMLRLHYQTPSQPDRDDTEVGQTLWLTTEVARQFISILEAGIAKIESGDFQADEYRRH
- the trhO gene encoding oxygen-dependent tRNA uridine(34) hydroxylase TrhO produces the protein MPVLHNRISNEELKARMLAEAEPRTTVSFYKYFTIHDPKATRDALYQALTALNVFGRIYLAHEGINAQISVPQSQFEALRDCLYAFDPALDGLRLNVALDDDGKSFWVLRMKVRDRIVADGIEDETFDASNVGDYLKAAEVNAMLDDPDAVFIDMRNHYEYEVGHFEDALEIPADTFREQLPKAVEMMQEHKDKKIVMYCTGGIRCEKASAWMKHNGFNKVWHIEGGIIEYARRAREQGLPVRFIGKNFVFDERMGERISDDVIAHCHQCGTPCDNHTNCLNDGCHLLFIQCPACAEKFSGCCSVLCQEERALPEEEQRRRRAGRENGNKIFNKSRGRLNTTLGIPDPE